In the genome of Raphanus sativus cultivar WK10039 chromosome 4, ASM80110v3, whole genome shotgun sequence, one region contains:
- the LOC108855576 gene encoding phosphatidate phosphatase PAH2-like isoform X2, giving the protein MNAVGRIGSYIYRGVGTVSGPFHPFGGAIDIIVVEQPDGTFKSSPWYVRFGKFQGVLKNRRNLIKIEVNGVDSGFTMYLAHTGQAYFLREVEDLIGEAEVYTLSSGDEAETSRRRKSSSDGVERVKIPLKSKSCNYDSAISPRVVVGNGKIVGRPGILGFVFGGGRSVKVDDDGVTSMERAEIAADLLDVKWSTNIDTRKCVKGKTSKSFDDGTNKRSLLVDSHSILETPLVASPTLQYLDEKEQDFRESSSNVADYSVRVEQTEPPLAEDSVTGCGLDSKQDMLGVVNVPTRSSAGSLVQDDNKMAVDDGFEKTQSTNGESVFQPEVEEEQFSFSDIGDCKSAETCPEETSFRDTVKVDENEVSVENSVEDSKVLSEPIDIERKKDISGEEEMDRLAESLPIMRLHNNNDIDASPCQPMSQSFDPSSNTLKGLDAENVADGRPNLQAYKHVITNPQVVELSLCKHLLREGMGAEAASQAFDSEKLDMEKFASLGPSVLENDMLIVKIGGCYFPWDAAAPIILGAVSFGTSQVFEPKGMIAVDRNEKADAVLAPSGGSWNLWPFSQRRSRNDSEASSKDPAEPEEKKQEKSSPRPVKKTVRALTPTSEQLASLNLKEGMNKVNFTFSTNIVDARIYLWKWDARIVVSDVDGTITRSDVLGQFMPLVGIDWSQTGVTHLFSAVKENGYQLMFLSARAISQASVTRQFLVNLKQDGKALPDGPVVISPDGLFPSLFREVIRRAPHEFKISCLEEIRALFPPEHNPFYAGFGNRDTDEISYLKVGIPRGKIFTINPKGEVAVNRRVDTRSYTNLHALVNGMFPATTTSSEPEDFNTWNFWKLPPPPFM; this is encoded by the exons atgaacGCGGTGGGTAGGATCGGGAGCTACATCTACCGAGGCGTAGGCACGGTGTCAGGTCCGTTCCACCCATTCGGTGGCGCCATCGACATTATCGTCGTCGAGCAACCGGACGGCACGTTCAAATCGTCTCCATGGTACGTCAGATTCGGCAAGTTTCAAGGGGTTTTGAAGAACAGAAGGAATCTGATCAAGATCGAGGTCAATGGCGTTGATTCAGGTTTCACCATGTACCTGGCTCATACAGGCCAAGCTTACTTCCTCAGAGAAGTCGAAGATCTGATCGGAGAAGCCGAAGTCTACACTTTATCTTCAGGCGACGAAGCCGAGACTAGTAGAAGGAGAAAGAGTAGTAGTGATGGTGTTGAAAGGGTTAAGATACCGTTGAAGTCTAAGAGCTGTAACTATGATTCAGCTATTAGTCCTCGTGTTGTTGTTGGTAATGGGAAGATTGTTGGGAGGCCAGGGATTCTAGGGTTTGTGTTTGGTGGTGGTAGATCGGTTAAGGTAGATGatgatggtgtcacctccatgGAGCGTGCTGAGATTGCTGCTGATCTCTTGGATGTCAAGTGGTCTACCAATATAGATACGCGCAAGTGCGTTAAAGGCAAAACTTCAAAGTCTTTTGATGATGGAACGAACAAGAGAAGCTTATTAGTAGATAGCCATTCGATATTGGAAACTCCGCTTGTTGCGTCTCCTACGTTGCAGTATCTTGATGAGAAAGAGCAGGATTTCCGTGAAAGCAGCAGCAATGTGGCAGATTATTCAGTTAGAGTCGAACAAACCGAGCCGCCACTAGCAGAG GATTCTGTTACAGGATGTGGTTTGGATTCTAAGCAAGATATGTTAGGTGTTGTGAATGTCCCCACTAGGAGCAGCGCTGGCTCTCTTGTTCAAGATGACAACAAAATGGCAGTGGACGATGGTTTTGAAAAGACTCAGTCAACAAATGGAGAAAGCGTCTTTCAACCGGAGGTTGAAGAGGAACAGTTTTCCTTCAGCGATATTGGCGATTGCAAATCTGCTGAGACTTGTcctgaagagacaagttttcgTGATACAGTAAAAGTTGATGAAAATGAAGTTAGTGTTGAAAACAGCGTGGAGGACTCAAAGGTCTTGTCAGAGCCGATTGAcatagagagaaaaaaagatatctctggagaagaagagatggacCGGTTGGCTGAATCATTACCTATTATGCGGCTTCACAACAACAATGATATCGATGCTAGTCCTTGTCAGCCTATGAGCCAGTCATTTGACCCAAGTTCCAATACTTTGAAGGGTTTAGATGCCGAAAACGTTGCTGACGGTAGACCAAACTTGCAGGCATACAAACATGTTATCACTAATCCTCAAGTGG TCGAGCTCTCTCTCTGCAAGCATTTATTACGTGAAGGAATGGGAGCAGAAGCGGCTTCTCAGGCCTTCGATTCAGAAAAACTGGATATGGAAAAATTTGCTTCTTTGGGACCATCAGTCTTGGAGAATGATATGCTTATAGTGAAGATTGGTGGGTGTTATTTTCCATGGGATGCAGCAGCTCCTATTATCTTAGGAGCGGTTTCATTCGGGACTTCTCAAGTATTTGAGCCCAAGGGCATGATAGCTGTTGACCGAAATGAGAAAGCTGATGCTGTATTAGCTCCAAGCGGTGGAAGCTGGAACCTTTGGCCTTTCTCTCAACGACGATCAAGGAATGATAGCGAAGCTTCTTCTAAGGACCCTGCTGAGCCTGAGGAGAAGAAACAAGAGAAGTCGTCGCCAAGACCAGTGAAGAAGACAGTCAGGGCATTGACTCCAACGTCTGAACAATTGGCTTCGCTGAATCTGAAAGAAGGGATGAATAAAGTGAACTTCACGTTCTCCACGAATATT GTAGACGCGAGGATCTACTTATGGAAATGGGATGCTCGGATAGTTGTTTCAGATGTAGATGGTACCATCACAAG ATCCGATGTGTTAGGCCAGTTCATGCCTTTGGTTGGAATAGATTGGTCACAAACTGGTGTTACACATTTATTTTCAGCTGTTAAG GAAAACGGATATCAGCTGATGTTCTTAAGTGCACGCGCAATTTCTCAGGCGTCAGTCACAAGACAGTTTCTAGTTAATCTTAAGCAG GATGGGAAAGCATTGCCGGATGGGCCTGTTGTTATTTCTCCCGATGGCCTCTTTCCTTCGCTGTTTCGAGAAG TAATTAGAAGAGCACCTCATGAATTCAAGATTTCTTGCTTGGAG GAAATACGAGCCTTGTTTCCTCCGGAACACAACCCGTTCTATGCTGGTTTTGGAAACAGAGACACGGATGAGATAAGCTACCTTAAAGTCGGAATTCCCCGGGGAAAGATCTTCACTATTAACCCAAAG GGAGAAGTAGCTGTGAATCGTAGGGTGGATACAAGGTCATACACAAATCTTCATGCTCTTGTCAATGGAATGTTCCCAGCTACAACAACCTCTTCAGAACCG GAGGACTTTAACACATGGAATTTCTGGAAACTGCCGCCTCCACCGTTTATGTGA
- the LOC108855576 gene encoding phosphatidate phosphatase PAH2-like isoform X1 has translation MNAVGRIGSYIYRGVGTVSGPFHPFGGAIDIIVVEQPDGTFKSSPWYVRFGKFQGVLKNRRNLIKIEVNGVDSGFTMYLAHTGQAYFLREVEDLIGEAEVYTLSSGDEAETSRRRKSSSDGVERVKIPLKSKSCNYDSAISPRVVVGNGKIVGRPGILGFVFGGGRSVKVDDDGVTSMERAEIAADLLDVKWSTNIDTRKCVKGKTSKSFDDGTNKRSLLVDSHSILETPLVASPTLQYLDEKEQDFRESSSNVADYSVRVEQTEPPLAEDSVTGCGLDSKQDMLGVVNVPTRSSAGSLVQDDNKMAVDDGFEKTQSTNGESVFQPEVEEEQFSFSDIGDCKSAETCPEETSFRDTVKVDENEVSVENSVEDSKVLSEPIDIERKKDISGEEEMDRLAESLPIMRLHNNNDIDASPCQPMSQSFDPSSNTLKGLDAENVADGRPNLQAYKHVITNPQVVELSLCKHLLREGMGAEAASQAFDSEKLDMEKFASLGPSVLENDMLIVKIGGCYFPWDAAAPIILGAVSFGTSQVFEPKGMIAVDRNEKADAVLAPSGGSWNLWPFSQRRSRNDSEASSKDPAEPEEKKQEKSSPRPVKKTVRALTPTSEQLASLNLKEGMNKVNFTFSTNIVGTQQVDARIYLWKWDARIVVSDVDGTITRSDVLGQFMPLVGIDWSQTGVTHLFSAVKENGYQLMFLSARAISQASVTRQFLVNLKQDGKALPDGPVVISPDGLFPSLFREVIRRAPHEFKISCLEEIRALFPPEHNPFYAGFGNRDTDEISYLKVGIPRGKIFTINPKGEVAVNRRVDTRSYTNLHALVNGMFPATTTSSEPEDFNTWNFWKLPPPPFM, from the exons atgaacGCGGTGGGTAGGATCGGGAGCTACATCTACCGAGGCGTAGGCACGGTGTCAGGTCCGTTCCACCCATTCGGTGGCGCCATCGACATTATCGTCGTCGAGCAACCGGACGGCACGTTCAAATCGTCTCCATGGTACGTCAGATTCGGCAAGTTTCAAGGGGTTTTGAAGAACAGAAGGAATCTGATCAAGATCGAGGTCAATGGCGTTGATTCAGGTTTCACCATGTACCTGGCTCATACAGGCCAAGCTTACTTCCTCAGAGAAGTCGAAGATCTGATCGGAGAAGCCGAAGTCTACACTTTATCTTCAGGCGACGAAGCCGAGACTAGTAGAAGGAGAAAGAGTAGTAGTGATGGTGTTGAAAGGGTTAAGATACCGTTGAAGTCTAAGAGCTGTAACTATGATTCAGCTATTAGTCCTCGTGTTGTTGTTGGTAATGGGAAGATTGTTGGGAGGCCAGGGATTCTAGGGTTTGTGTTTGGTGGTGGTAGATCGGTTAAGGTAGATGatgatggtgtcacctccatgGAGCGTGCTGAGATTGCTGCTGATCTCTTGGATGTCAAGTGGTCTACCAATATAGATACGCGCAAGTGCGTTAAAGGCAAAACTTCAAAGTCTTTTGATGATGGAACGAACAAGAGAAGCTTATTAGTAGATAGCCATTCGATATTGGAAACTCCGCTTGTTGCGTCTCCTACGTTGCAGTATCTTGATGAGAAAGAGCAGGATTTCCGTGAAAGCAGCAGCAATGTGGCAGATTATTCAGTTAGAGTCGAACAAACCGAGCCGCCACTAGCAGAG GATTCTGTTACAGGATGTGGTTTGGATTCTAAGCAAGATATGTTAGGTGTTGTGAATGTCCCCACTAGGAGCAGCGCTGGCTCTCTTGTTCAAGATGACAACAAAATGGCAGTGGACGATGGTTTTGAAAAGACTCAGTCAACAAATGGAGAAAGCGTCTTTCAACCGGAGGTTGAAGAGGAACAGTTTTCCTTCAGCGATATTGGCGATTGCAAATCTGCTGAGACTTGTcctgaagagacaagttttcgTGATACAGTAAAAGTTGATGAAAATGAAGTTAGTGTTGAAAACAGCGTGGAGGACTCAAAGGTCTTGTCAGAGCCGATTGAcatagagagaaaaaaagatatctctggagaagaagagatggacCGGTTGGCTGAATCATTACCTATTATGCGGCTTCACAACAACAATGATATCGATGCTAGTCCTTGTCAGCCTATGAGCCAGTCATTTGACCCAAGTTCCAATACTTTGAAGGGTTTAGATGCCGAAAACGTTGCTGACGGTAGACCAAACTTGCAGGCATACAAACATGTTATCACTAATCCTCAAGTGG TCGAGCTCTCTCTCTGCAAGCATTTATTACGTGAAGGAATGGGAGCAGAAGCGGCTTCTCAGGCCTTCGATTCAGAAAAACTGGATATGGAAAAATTTGCTTCTTTGGGACCATCAGTCTTGGAGAATGATATGCTTATAGTGAAGATTGGTGGGTGTTATTTTCCATGGGATGCAGCAGCTCCTATTATCTTAGGAGCGGTTTCATTCGGGACTTCTCAAGTATTTGAGCCCAAGGGCATGATAGCTGTTGACCGAAATGAGAAAGCTGATGCTGTATTAGCTCCAAGCGGTGGAAGCTGGAACCTTTGGCCTTTCTCTCAACGACGATCAAGGAATGATAGCGAAGCTTCTTCTAAGGACCCTGCTGAGCCTGAGGAGAAGAAACAAGAGAAGTCGTCGCCAAGACCAGTGAAGAAGACAGTCAGGGCATTGACTCCAACGTCTGAACAATTGGCTTCGCTGAATCTGAAAGAAGGGATGAATAAAGTGAACTTCACGTTCTCCACGAATATTGTGGGTACACAACAG GTAGACGCGAGGATCTACTTATGGAAATGGGATGCTCGGATAGTTGTTTCAGATGTAGATGGTACCATCACAAG ATCCGATGTGTTAGGCCAGTTCATGCCTTTGGTTGGAATAGATTGGTCACAAACTGGTGTTACACATTTATTTTCAGCTGTTAAG GAAAACGGATATCAGCTGATGTTCTTAAGTGCACGCGCAATTTCTCAGGCGTCAGTCACAAGACAGTTTCTAGTTAATCTTAAGCAG GATGGGAAAGCATTGCCGGATGGGCCTGTTGTTATTTCTCCCGATGGCCTCTTTCCTTCGCTGTTTCGAGAAG TAATTAGAAGAGCACCTCATGAATTCAAGATTTCTTGCTTGGAG GAAATACGAGCCTTGTTTCCTCCGGAACACAACCCGTTCTATGCTGGTTTTGGAAACAGAGACACGGATGAGATAAGCTACCTTAAAGTCGGAATTCCCCGGGGAAAGATCTTCACTATTAACCCAAAG GGAGAAGTAGCTGTGAATCGTAGGGTGGATACAAGGTCATACACAAATCTTCATGCTCTTGTCAATGGAATGTTCCCAGCTACAACAACCTCTTCAGAACCG GAGGACTTTAACACATGGAATTTCTGGAAACTGCCGCCTCCACCGTTTATGTGA
- the LOC108849266 gene encoding thioredoxin-like protein Clot, which yields MTLKKLDADPSTLEKVLEELKSDESNRNKINFILFLANNEPNTNRSWCPDCVRAEPVIYKTLEESPEEVNLIRAYAGDRPTWRNPMHPWRVDPRFKVTGVPTLVRWDGDSVKGRLEDHQAHVPNLIRPLLAPST from the exons atgacTCTCAAGAAGCTGGACGCAGATCCCTCAACCTTGGAGAAGGTGTTGGAAGAATTGAAATCTGACGAATCAAACCGTAACAAGATCAATTTCATCCTCTTCCTCGCCAACAATGAACCCAACACCAACCGCAGCTGGTGTCCTG ATTGCGTTAGGGCTGAGCCTGTGATTTACAAGACTCTAGAGGAATCACCGGAGGAAGTGAATCTTATTCGGGCTTACGCCGGAGATAGACCGACGTGGAGGAATCCGATGCATCCGTGGAGAGTCGATCCTCGATTCAAGGTCACCGGAGTGCCAACACTTGTTCGCTGGGATGGAGACAGTGTTAAGGGTCGTCTTGAGGATCACCAGGCTCATGTTCCTAACTTGATTCGCCCACTTCTTGCACCATCCACTTAA
- the LOC108850556 gene encoding sugar transport protein 13-like has product MDLYNQFYSENLKRRTSAETEPSWNVDIEPPPPPLPQSRLDRLPPSHAEDHHRVCDVKRSPEQKNQPQSHPDAPPRAIRSSARDQHAPPLPPEVRRSHRSRPPSVRRRKAAAASPPVISRLNRTNQFLFVYANPLLRNDYATLQIFQQCTGINAIMFYAHVLFSTLGFGNDAALYSAVVTGAVNVLSTLVSIYSVDKVGRRVLLLEAGVQMFFSQVVIAIILGIKFTDHSQNLSKGFAILVVVMICTYVAAFAWSWGPLGWLIPSETFPLETRSAGQSVTVCVNLLFTFIIAQAFLSMLCHFKFGIFIFFSSWVLVMSVFVMFLLPETKNIPIEEMTERVWKKHWFWTRFMDDHHDVIGTIKRMYGRREGGKEQRK; this is encoded by the exons ATGGACCTATATAATCAGTTTTATTCAGAAAACTTAAAACGTCGAACCTCTGCAGAAACCGAGCCGTCTTGGAATGTTGATATCGAACCGCCGCCGCCACCACTCCCTCAGTCGAGATTGGACCGTTTACCGCCGTCACACGCCGAAG ATCACCACCGTGTTTGTGACGTCAAGAGGAGTCCGGAGCAGAAAAATCAGCCCCAGAGCCACCCCGACGCGCCTCCACGCGCGATCCGAAGCTCCGCGCGTGACCAACACGCACCGCCGCTTCCGCCGGAAGTTCGCCGGAGCCACCGCAGCCGACCACCGTCCGTTCGCCGCCGGAAAGCCGCCGCCGCATCGCCGCCGGTGATTTCCCG ACTAAACCGAACAAATCAGTTCTTGTTTGTTTATGCTAACCCGTTGTTACGTAATGATTACGCAACACTGCAAATCTTCCAACAATGCACTGGAATCAACGCCATCATGTTCTACGCTCATGTTCTCTTCAGCACTTTAGGGTTTGGCAATGACGCTGCTCTCTACTCTGCAGTGGTCACCGGTGCAGTCAACGTGCTCTCCACGTTAGTCTCAATCTATTCCGTTGACAAAGTCGGTCGCCGAGTTCTTCTCCTTGAAGCTGGTGTACAGATGTTCTTCTCTCAAGTCGTTATCGCCATTATACTCGGCATCAAATTCACGGACCACTCACAAAACCTCTCCAAAGGGTTTGCGATTCTAGTCGTGGTGATGATCTGCACGTACGTAGCTGCTTTCGCCTGGTCTTGGGGACCGCTCGGGTGGCTAATCCCTAGTGAGACTTTCCCTCTAGAGACACGTTCTGCTGGACAGAGTGTGACGGTCTGCGTCAACCTCCTCTTCACTTTCATCATCGCTCAGGCTTTCCTCTCCATGCTGTGTCATTTCAAGTTCGGGatattcatcttcttttcttcgTGGGTCTTGGTCATGTCGGTGTTTGTGATGTTCCTCCTTCCTGAGACCAAGAACATTCCTATCGAGGAGATGACTGAGAGAGTGTGGAAGAAGCACTGGTTCTGGACTAGGTTCATGGATGATCATCACGATGTGATAGGTACCATCAAGCGTATGTACGGAAGAAGAGAAGGGGGAAAGGAACAGAGGAAGTAA